From a region of the Zerene cesonia ecotype Mississippi chromosome 11, Zerene_cesonia_1.1, whole genome shotgun sequence genome:
- the LOC119830316 gene encoding PAXIP1-associated glutamate-rich protein 1: protein MSSDIQGDDWDLPCSDDELSKCGITIGKSWMPDPNELEELYKTIEIKGTLNLEWKCPGRRAPSPVAVSQENQPEAMQTSPVREEKSDFDFMDEMVHNSLHLRVRREGEDTLRGSAKKKTTSFDGILSNMIRHKRIEQLEKQATTPTSQSNST, encoded by the coding sequence atgagttCTGATATTCAAGGAGACGATTGGGATTTACCATGTTCGGATGACGAGCTTTCAAAATGCGGTATAACAATCGGAAAAAGTTGGATGCCAGACCCAAATGAACTGGAAGAACTTTATAAGACAATAGAGATAAAAGGAACATTGAATTTAGAGTGGAAATGTCCCGGGCGACGGGCTCCTTCACCCGTAGCAGTGAGCCAAGAGAATCAACCCGAAGCGATGCAAACCTCGCCAGTTAGGGAAGAGAAATCGGACTTTGACTTCATGGATGAGATGGTGCACAATTCTCTTCATTTGCGAGTAAGAAGGGAAGGAGAAGATACGCTTAGAGGCTCAGCTAAGAAGAAAACCACTTCGTTTGATGGTATTTTATCAAACATGATAAGGCACAAGAGGATTGAGCAATTGGAAAAGCAAGCCACAACACCAACTTCGCAATCAAATAGTACTTGA
- the LOC119830045 gene encoding box C/D snoRNA protein 1 isoform X2, which yields MNLLQGDCEVCGKNKAKYTCPRCEVKTCCLDCVRIHKAELECNGIRDRTKFVRMKDFTDTDLLSDYRLLEECARFVYAVKRDEKKKFTRIDKDLPIHLYKLKLAARKRGIVLQFLARNFTRNQVNTTKYEFKKNVINWRIEWMFPNVEGNPLKFVDEKCPENNKLSDLLDKYLNPDAAPFEGSKFLAFYKSAGLSGVKVLLKAEKVKGSQKKFFELDPAESVCENLSGKCIIEFPIVFVVLKDHAYNFEIITPEDEFDYDKSEHSGTNTQESQSNANGDSKPESSRNGYKKRLLLTEKIAQEKKEEIEKEIKEQRKKKPKNLLFTTGYSSEESIINTDSDNET from the exons ATGAATCTATTGCAAG GTGATTGCGAGGTATGTGGGAAGAATAAAGCCAAGTATACATGTCCAAGATGTGAAGTCAAAACATGTTGCTTAGATTGCGTGAGGATACATAAAGCAGAATTAGAATGCAATGGTATCAGAGATCGAACCAAATTCGTTAGAATGAAGGACTTTACAGACACCGATTTGCTTAGTGACTACAGGTTACTGGAGGAATGCGCTCGATTTGTGTATGCTGTAAAGAGAGACGAGAAGAAAAAGTTTACTAGGATCGACAAAGACTTGCCAATT caTTTATACAAACTCAAGTTGGCAGCAAGGAAGAGGGGTatagttttacaatttttagcCAGAAACTTTACTAGGAACCAAGTGAATACAACAAAGTatgaatttaagaaaaatgtaatcaaTTGGCGAATAGAGTGGATGTTTCCAAATGTGGAAGGCAATCCCTTAAAGTTTGTTGATGAAAAATGTCCTGAAAATAACAAGCTATCTGATCTGTTAGATAAATACTTGAACCCTGATGCAGCACCTTTTGAAGGGTCTAAGTTTTTAGCGTTTTATAAATCAGCTGGTCTTAGTGGTGTGAAAGTTTTGTTAAAAG CTGAAAAAGTGAAAGGGTCTCAAAAGAAGTTTTTTGAACTGGACCCAGCAGAATCAGTGTGTGAGAACTTATCTGGTAAATGTATTATTGAGTTTCCCATAGTGTTTGTGGTGCTTAAGGACCATGCATACAACTTTGAAATTATCACACCAG AAGACGAATTTGACTATGACAAAAGTGAACATAGTGGGACAAATACTCAAGAAAGTCAATCTAATGCTAATGGTGACAGTAAGCCAGAAAGTAGTAGAAATGGTTATAAGAAAAGGTTGTTGCTTACTGAAAAGATTGCACAAGAGAAAAAGGAAGAAATAGAGAAAGAGATTAAGGaacaaagaaagaagaaacctaaaaatctattattcaCCACTGGATACTCTTCAGAAGagagtataataaatactgatAGTGATAAtgaaacttaa
- the LOC119830044 gene encoding nudC domain-containing protein 1, with amino-acid sequence MAPSNLVELRPNRRLLDHEFEGYKLNLNALPQHSLELNTPVDRLYPDEVQYSFVHAKLFALHNHLIIDHWDHAFNYYYIDNNQQVRNITFENINSTFQQAVVYDVPAHVERKSGHFNLCLLFPSCTLAVISDGTGYLHIVDTGLRNKPATEKQTWNTSHSSLALGDGKYFVVVDSRVQSKDNKEVLHCLLQSIEQNDKHFNSVLTWITYENDGQGWVQAALKQVQGKGIVHYAAIEGSCSALYIASDNLFKFTLDSENDISEPKKEQPRQIIYTWLQTADDITITLQLENNFDKKLLHVNVSPLNIKISYAGKDFVCGKMKNKVDSELTTWNVGESGQVDVLITKSESMMWDELIEGGDKTGEHILDPSLVEEVHRRLMHLCAETEVTADQSVPGLSTQELEECDAASEEDTVLVRLDAINHEITHRVPLSVHQFLFNLKLETQEVPALCLRHDVDACIWQPYSQLINADTWPIKHQGTLMAFGYVQSSKQNRKFVTCPPNFAYSVVCEALRHVFIYKSTNNSDCQLRKRTGGSMKNVKVGQQYVLNVEKNGEVLGINATNEYLFILTEKKLLVIEML; translated from the exons ATGGCTCCGTCTAACTTAGTGGAACTACGTCCAAATCGCCGATTATTGGATCACGAATTCGAAGGATACAAGTTAAATCTCAATGCTCTGCCCCAACACAGTTTAGAACTCAACACACCAGTAGATAGGCTATATCCCGATGAAGTTCAATACTCCTTCGTCCACGCTAAACTCTTTGCGCTTCATAATCACCTTATAATTGATCACTGGGACCACGCGTtcaattactattatatagataataatcaGCAAGTTCGAAACATCACGTTTGAGAATATTAACAGTACATTCCAACAAGCCGTTGTCTACGATGTTCCAGCGCACGTTGAGAGGAAATCGGGCCATTTCAACTTGTGCTTATTATTTCCTTCTTGTACACTGGCTGTTATAAGTGATGGTACAGGCTATTTACATATTGTGGATACAGGGTTACGGAACAAACCGGCAACGGAGAAGCAAACTTGGAACACATCACATTCCAGTTTGGCTCTTGGAgatggaaaatattttgtagttgTTGATTCAAGAGTACAAAGTAAAGATAATAAAGAGGTGCTGCACTGTCTACTCCAGTCTATAGAGCAGAAcgataaacattttaactCAGTTTTAACATGGATTACATATGAAAATGATGGTCAGGGGTGGGTGCAGGCTGCATTGAAACAGGTCCAAGGTAAAGGCATTGTGCATTATGCAGCAATTGAAGGAAGCTGTTCAGCATTATATATAGCttcagataatttatttaaattcacattGGATTCAGAGAATGATATATCTGAGCCCAAGAAGGAGCAACCTCGGCAGATTATTTACACATGGCTTCAAACTGCAGATGACATAACAATAACTTTACAGttagaaaacaattttgataaGAAACTGTTACATGTGAATGTATCTCCTCTGAATATAAAGATAAGTTATGCTGGTAAAGATTTTGTGTGCGGAaagatgaaaaataaagttgaCAGTGAGTTGACTACATGGAATGTGGGAGAGAGTGGACAAGTTGATGTTTTGATAACTAAATCTGAAAGTATGATGTGGGATGAGCTGATCGAGGGTGGGGATAAGACTGGTGAGCATATATTGGACCCGAGTCTGGTGGAGGAAGTACATAGACGGTTAATGCACTTATGTGCAGAGACTGAAGTAACAGCAGATCAATCTGTGCCAGGTCTTTCTACACAGGAGCTGGAGGAATGTGACGCTGCATCTGAAGAAGATACTGTATTAG TTCGGTTGGATGCTATAAATCATGAGATAACTCACCGAGTTCCCCTCAGTGTACACcagtttttattcaatctCAAACTGGAAACACAAGAAGTACCAGCACTCTGCTTAAGACATGATGTTGATGCATGTATTTGGCAGCCATATTCTCAACTTATAAACGCTGACACTTGGCCCATTAAGCATCAAGGCACCCTTATGGCATTTGGTTACGTCCAATCATCGAAGCAGAACAGAAAATTTGTAACATGTCCACCTAATTTTGCCTACAGTGTAGTATGTGAGGCTTTAAGgcatgtgtttatttataaaagtacgaATAACTCGGACTGTCAATTAAGAAAACGAACGGGTGGGTCAATGAAGAATGTCAAAGTTGGCCaacaatatgtattaaatgttgaaaaaaatgGTGAAGTCCTGGGTATAAATGCGACTAacgaatatttgtttattctcaCAGAGAAAAAGTTACttgttattgaaatgttataa
- the LOC119830315 gene encoding mitochondrial mRNA pseudouridine synthase Trub2, translating into MAKIRDAASAFKTLNGLVCVYKPSCISIPALQHRIVSNLCRDLNALPDRPREQRVEIVGATNEPMNVKIVPNYADDPLVCGPRYIKEDFRCSWATYLGLFSSGVLLLGINDGTKLTYHINIGRPTRAFKVHGQLGKATDTYFWNGKTVERSTYNHVTRVKIDKVVAHMQAAHQKTMFELSGLHMESQTTYELASQGLIRPANSKLPVLYGIKCVYFEPPNFTLEIQSVNEYDKYLWTIIHDLGVQLKTSAYCTGVQCIRHGKFNLEDALLRKHWKLEHIIQNMRDCQQILDANEQMVKQKSAHLM; encoded by the exons ATGGCGAAAATTCGTGATGCAGCATCggcatttaaaacattaaacggTTTAGTATGTGTTTATAAACCTTCATGCATATCAATTCCTGCATTACAACATAGAATTGTTTCTAATTTATGTAGAG ATTTAAACGCGCTACCGGATAGACCCAGAGAACAACGTGTAGAGATTGTAGGCGCTACTAATGAACCCATGAATGTCAAAATTGTTCCAAATTATGCTGACGATCCTTTAGTTTGCGGACCGAGATACATAAAAGAAGATTTTAGATGCAGTTGGGCAACATACTTGGGTTTATTCAGTAGCGGTGTTCTAT TATTAGGCATAAATGATGGAACAAAGTTAACCTACCACATAAATATTGGAAGACCTACAAGAGCATTCAAAGTTCACGGACAGCTGGGTAAAGCTACAGATACATACTTCTGGAACGGTAAAACTGTGGAGCGTAGCACTTATAACCATGTGACACGGGTGAAAATTGATAAAGTTGTAGCCCATATGCAAGCTGCCCATCAGAAAACTATGTTTGA attatcaGGTCTTCACATGGAATCGCAAACCACATACGAGTTAGCTTCACAAGGATTAATAAGACCAGCCAATAGCAAACTACCAGTACTCTATGGAATCAAGTGTGTATATTTTGAGCCTCCCAACTTCACACTGG AAATTCAATCTGTCAATGAGTACGATAAATACCTCTGGACTATAATACATGACCTTGGTGTTCAATTAAAGACCTCAGCCTACTGTACAGGGGTACAATGTATTCGACATGGCAAGTTCAACCTAGAAGATGCATTATTAAGGAAACATTGGAAGTTGGAACACATAATACAGAACATGAGAGATTGCCAGCAGATTCTTGATGCAAATGAACAGATGGTCAAGCAGAAGTCGGCACATCTTATGTAG
- the LOC119830045 gene encoding box C/D snoRNA protein 1 isoform X1 produces the protein MVFGSVSSSSDSESENESIARLGDCEVCGKNKAKYTCPRCEVKTCCLDCVRIHKAELECNGIRDRTKFVRMKDFTDTDLLSDYRLLEECARFVYAVKRDEKKKFTRIDKDLPIHLYKLKLAARKRGIVLQFLARNFTRNQVNTTKYEFKKNVINWRIEWMFPNVEGNPLKFVDEKCPENNKLSDLLDKYLNPDAAPFEGSKFLAFYKSAGLSGVKVLLKAEKVKGSQKKFFELDPAESVCENLSGKCIIEFPIVFVVLKDHAYNFEIITPEDEFDYDKSEHSGTNTQESQSNANGDSKPESSRNGYKKRLLLTEKIAQEKKEEIEKEIKEQRKKKPKNLLFTTGYSSEESIINTDSDNET, from the exons atggtgTTTGGAAGCGTTTCGTCTTCATCAGATAGTGAATCTGAAAATGAATCTATTGCAAG ATTAGGTGATTGCGAGGTATGTGGGAAGAATAAAGCCAAGTATACATGTCCAAGATGTGAAGTCAAAACATGTTGCTTAGATTGCGTGAGGATACATAAAGCAGAATTAGAATGCAATGGTATCAGAGATCGAACCAAATTCGTTAGAATGAAGGACTTTACAGACACCGATTTGCTTAGTGACTACAGGTTACTGGAGGAATGCGCTCGATTTGTGTATGCTGTAAAGAGAGACGAGAAGAAAAAGTTTACTAGGATCGACAAAGACTTGCCAATT caTTTATACAAACTCAAGTTGGCAGCAAGGAAGAGGGGTatagttttacaatttttagcCAGAAACTTTACTAGGAACCAAGTGAATACAACAAAGTatgaatttaagaaaaatgtaatcaaTTGGCGAATAGAGTGGATGTTTCCAAATGTGGAAGGCAATCCCTTAAAGTTTGTTGATGAAAAATGTCCTGAAAATAACAAGCTATCTGATCTGTTAGATAAATACTTGAACCCTGATGCAGCACCTTTTGAAGGGTCTAAGTTTTTAGCGTTTTATAAATCAGCTGGTCTTAGTGGTGTGAAAGTTTTGTTAAAAG CTGAAAAAGTGAAAGGGTCTCAAAAGAAGTTTTTTGAACTGGACCCAGCAGAATCAGTGTGTGAGAACTTATCTGGTAAATGTATTATTGAGTTTCCCATAGTGTTTGTGGTGCTTAAGGACCATGCATACAACTTTGAAATTATCACACCAG AAGACGAATTTGACTATGACAAAAGTGAACATAGTGGGACAAATACTCAAGAAAGTCAATCTAATGCTAATGGTGACAGTAAGCCAGAAAGTAGTAGAAATGGTTATAAGAAAAGGTTGTTGCTTACTGAAAAGATTGCACAAGAGAAAAAGGAAGAAATAGAGAAAGAGATTAAGGaacaaagaaagaagaaacctaaaaatctattattcaCCACTGGATACTCTTCAGAAGagagtataataaatactgatAGTGATAAtgaaacttaa